A single genomic interval of Mycobacterium sp. DL592 harbors:
- a CDS encoding acyltransferase family protein yields the protein MSVLDRYERISHRHRRRARQAHKRLDIQGLRMVAVLTVFADHLWGWPNGGYIGVDVFFVISGFLITGNLMRMAETDGNVSFTAFYWNRVRRIVPAATVTLAITCVAAVFIFQPFRAKQVGLDAFYAFIFMSNWRFAILGTDYFSQGVAVSPIRHFWSLSIEEQFYFVWPALIFAIGVLVARKAWPHSKRMFIAGVVMAAVVTASLGWSIFQTATAPAWAYFDTFARIWELGAGALLATSTGLLARIPSAAKPILSWMGLALIAASLFLLHDATVGFPAPWALLPVVGSGLVIAAGIGREPRYQDFLRNPISTYIGDISYSLYLVHWPIIVFVGSLMEPGAYYSVVVVALSFALAITSYHCVENPLRRIDSAKIRQTFKDVRRGRYSPTRFSQKMMAAAMGLLTVAVLAIVMQPAKPSAAPPDLAINDNPLTQSGGHQLGPSATALQGDILAALKAEQWPQFAPPADTIINGDIVEADVKACGAATSDKPCTWGNPAAHTHAVLIGDSIAMSYLGPLHDIANTTGSQLQVHNEAEFFCYFIDVAITGKDEKLADACPARKKRAVDYINANKPDVVFISHSYGAKQIAGTDRNITAQEWAKSMRTFIDSFRGSVKKIVFLAPPPADIVMSKCYGVAANKPPDCIGKVLKDWNQMAEAEQDLAAALGGTWVDSRPWFCVEGRCPSFVGTIITKADWAHMSPPYAKRITPVIDESLKSAGVY from the coding sequence GTGTCCGTCCTGGACCGCTATGAGCGGATTTCCCATCGCCATCGCCGGCGCGCCCGACAAGCGCACAAACGCCTCGATATCCAGGGCCTACGCATGGTGGCGGTATTGACGGTGTTTGCCGACCATCTCTGGGGATGGCCCAACGGCGGCTATATCGGTGTCGACGTGTTCTTTGTGATCTCCGGATTCTTGATCACCGGCAACCTGATGCGGATGGCTGAGACCGACGGCAATGTGTCGTTCACCGCGTTCTATTGGAACCGGGTTCGGCGTATCGTGCCGGCCGCGACCGTCACCCTGGCAATAACCTGCGTGGCCGCTGTGTTTATCTTCCAGCCGTTTCGGGCGAAACAAGTCGGGCTGGACGCGTTCTACGCGTTCATATTTATGTCTAACTGGCGCTTCGCAATTCTGGGCACCGACTACTTCAGCCAGGGCGTCGCCGTGTCCCCGATCCGCCACTTCTGGTCGCTGTCGATCGAGGAACAGTTCTATTTCGTCTGGCCCGCACTCATCTTTGCAATCGGGGTGTTGGTAGCGCGGAAAGCGTGGCCGCATTCCAAGCGGATGTTCATCGCCGGCGTGGTCATGGCCGCGGTGGTGACGGCATCTCTCGGCTGGTCCATCTTCCAAACCGCAACAGCCCCGGCGTGGGCGTACTTCGACACGTTCGCCCGAATCTGGGAACTTGGCGCCGGCGCACTGCTGGCGACATCAACGGGCCTGTTGGCGAGGATCCCGAGCGCTGCCAAGCCGATCCTGTCGTGGATGGGGCTCGCTTTGATCGCCGCCAGCCTGTTCTTGTTGCACGACGCGACCGTCGGCTTCCCCGCACCGTGGGCGCTGCTCCCGGTTGTCGGGTCGGGATTGGTGATAGCCGCCGGTATCGGCCGGGAACCCCGCTACCAGGACTTTCTGCGCAATCCGATCAGCACCTACATCGGTGACATCTCGTACTCGCTGTACCTGGTCCACTGGCCGATCATCGTGTTCGTCGGTTCGCTGATGGAGCCCGGCGCCTATTACTCGGTTGTGGTCGTGGCGCTGAGCTTCGCGCTTGCGATCACCTCATACCACTGCGTGGAAAACCCTCTGCGACGGATTGATTCAGCGAAAATCCGGCAAACATTCAAGGATGTCAGACGGGGCCGCTACAGCCCGACACGATTCAGCCAGAAGATGATGGCCGCCGCGATGGGCCTACTGACGGTGGCAGTGCTCGCAATCGTGATGCAGCCGGCGAAACCATCGGCCGCACCACCAGATCTAGCGATCAACGACAACCCACTCACCCAATCTGGTGGCCATCAGCTTGGGCCTTCGGCGACTGCGCTGCAAGGTGACATCCTCGCCGCGTTGAAGGCCGAGCAGTGGCCGCAGTTCGCCCCACCCGCTGACACCATCATCAATGGCGACATTGTTGAAGCCGACGTGAAGGCTTGCGGGGCAGCGACATCCGACAAGCCCTGCACATGGGGCAACCCTGCCGCGCACACTCATGCCGTGTTAATCGGCGACTCCATCGCCATGTCCTATCTAGGCCCGCTGCATGACATCGCCAACACCACCGGTAGCCAACTCCAGGTGCACAACGAAGCTGAATTCTTCTGCTATTTCATTGACGTGGCCATCACCGGGAAAGACGAGAAACTGGCCGACGCCTGCCCAGCACGCAAAAAGCGCGCGGTGGACTACATCAACGCAAACAAACCCGACGTCGTGTTCATCTCCCACTCCTACGGCGCGAAACAGATCGCTGGAACTGACCGAAACATCACGGCCCAGGAGTGGGCTAAATCGATGCGGACGTTCATTGATTCGTTCCGGGGAAGCGTTAAGAAAATTGTATTCCTCGCTCCACCACCAGCCGACATCGTCATGAGCAAATGCTATGGAGTGGCAGCGAATAAGCCTCCCGACTGCATAGGCAAAGTCCTGAAAGACTGGAATCAGATGGCTGAGGCCGAACAGGATCTCGCCGCGGCTCTCGGCGGAACATGGGTGGATTCCCGACCGTGGTTCTGCGTTGAGGGACGCTGCCCCAGCTTCGTCGGCACCATTATCACCAAAGCCGACTGGGCACACATGTCGCCGCCCTACGCGAAACGCATAACACCGGTGATCGACGAATCACTGAAAAGCGCGGGCGTCTACTGA
- a CDS encoding helicase HerA-like domain-containing protein, whose protein sequence is MTSESTATPAQQIAAGYASTGQTLDLGSVVVDGVVDPAAQVRIPLSMMNRHGLVAGATGTGKTKTLQVIAEQLSAAGVPVVMADIKGDLSGLSRPGEASERTSQRATETGDDNWVGAPFPVEFLSLGTEGIGVPVRATISAFGPILLSKVLGLNATQESTLGLIFHWADQQGLPLLDLKDLRSVITYLTSDEGKEQLKTIGGVSSQTAGVILRALVNLQADGGDTFFGEPAIDPADLLRVDAQGRGVITLFELGDQAARPVMFSTFLMWVLADLFTYLPEVGDVDKPKLVFFFDEAHLLFNDASKAFLSQVEQTVKLIRSKGVGVFFCTQLPTDVPNNVLSQLGARIQHALRAFTPDDQAALTKTVRTYPKTQFYDLATDLTALGIGEAIVTVLSERGAPTPVAWTRLRPPQSLMASIGPDYIKASAQASPLFLKYGQTIDRESAYEMLAAKMAPPPEESVGTDLPPILPTGIDLPPMPAPVQKAEPGVLDQVMNSPAFKSAMRSAGTVIGREITRSIFGTGRRGR, encoded by the coding sequence ATGACGAGCGAATCGACAGCGACACCTGCCCAGCAGATCGCCGCCGGCTACGCCAGCACCGGGCAGACGCTCGACCTCGGCTCCGTCGTCGTCGACGGCGTCGTCGATCCCGCCGCGCAGGTCCGCATCCCGCTGTCGATGATGAACCGTCACGGCCTGGTGGCCGGCGCGACGGGCACCGGCAAGACCAAGACCCTTCAGGTCATCGCCGAGCAGCTCTCCGCCGCCGGCGTTCCCGTGGTGATGGCCGACATCAAGGGTGACCTCTCCGGGTTGTCCCGGCCCGGCGAAGCCAGTGAGCGCACGTCGCAGCGCGCCACGGAGACCGGCGACGACAACTGGGTCGGCGCACCGTTCCCGGTGGAGTTCCTGTCCCTGGGCACCGAAGGCATCGGGGTTCCGGTGCGCGCGACGATCTCCGCGTTCGGTCCGATCCTGCTGTCAAAGGTGTTGGGGCTCAACGCAACCCAGGAGTCGACGCTCGGGCTGATCTTCCACTGGGCCGACCAGCAGGGCCTGCCCCTGCTGGACCTGAAGGATCTGCGCTCGGTGATCACCTACCTCACCAGCGACGAGGGCAAAGAACAGCTCAAGACCATCGGTGGGGTGTCCTCGCAGACCGCGGGCGTCATCCTGCGCGCACTGGTCAACCTGCAAGCCGACGGCGGCGACACCTTCTTCGGTGAGCCCGCCATCGACCCCGCCGACCTGTTGCGGGTCGACGCCCAGGGCCGCGGCGTGATCACGCTCTTCGAGCTGGGCGACCAGGCGGCCCGGCCGGTGATGTTCTCCACGTTCCTGATGTGGGTGCTGGCCGACCTGTTCACCTATCTGCCCGAGGTCGGCGACGTCGACAAGCCCAAGCTGGTGTTCTTCTTCGACGAGGCCCACCTGCTGTTCAACGACGCCTCCAAGGCCTTCCTGTCGCAGGTCGAACAGACTGTCAAGCTGATCCGCTCCAAGGGCGTCGGCGTCTTCTTCTGTACCCAGCTGCCCACCGACGTGCCCAACAACGTGCTCTCCCAGCTGGGCGCCCGCATCCAGCACGCGCTGCGCGCCTTCACCCCCGACGACCAGGCGGCGCTGACCAAGACCGTCCGCACCTACCCCAAGACCCAGTTTTACGACCTGGCGACGGACCTGACCGCACTCGGCATCGGCGAGGCGATCGTCACCGTGCTCTCCGAGCGGGGCGCCCCGACGCCGGTAGCGTGGACCCGGTTGCGCCCGCCGCAGTCGCTGATGGCCAGCATCGGCCCGGACTACATCAAGGCCAGCGCCCAGGCCAGCCCGCTGTTCCTCAAGTACGGCCAGACCATCGACCGCGAGTCGGCTTACGAGATGCTGGCAGCCAAGATGGCCCCGCCGCCCGAGGAGTCCGTGGGCACCGACCTGCCGCCGATCCTGCCGACCGGCATCGACCTTCCGCCGATGCCCGCGCCGGTTCAGAAGGCCGAGCCCGGTGTGCTCGACCAGGTGATGAACAGCCCGGCGTTCAAGAGCGCCATGCGCTCGGCGGGCACGGTCATCGGGCGCGAGATCACCCGCAGTATCTTCGGAACGGGCCGCCGGGGGCGCTAG
- a CDS encoding rhamnosyl O-methyltransferase, with amino-acid sequence MRSVARSALAVFVYQPTGAEPEEYNKWYYNTFVWRNTSWMGVTTWKSVSDMWNYQEILCELKPSLVIEFGSNQGGSALFFASVMRQIGRPFKVLSVDITHKPLDPAARKDPDILFVESSSTDPAIAEQIERLKREYPGPIFAILDSDHTKDHVLGEMKLLRPLLSSGDYLLVEDSIVNGHPVLPGWGPGPYEAIEAYEAEFPDDYAHDVERENKFGFTFAPNGFLIRK; translated from the coding sequence GTGCGGAGCGTCGCCCGGTCAGCCCTGGCGGTCTTCGTGTATCAGCCGACGGGCGCAGAGCCCGAGGAATACAACAAGTGGTACTACAACACGTTCGTCTGGCGGAATACCTCATGGATGGGTGTGACCACCTGGAAGTCCGTCAGCGACATGTGGAACTACCAAGAGATTCTGTGTGAGCTGAAACCTTCCCTCGTGATCGAGTTTGGTAGCAACCAAGGTGGCTCAGCACTTTTCTTTGCCAGCGTGATGCGTCAGATCGGCCGGCCGTTCAAGGTGCTGTCCGTGGACATCACCCACAAACCGCTCGATCCTGCCGCACGCAAGGACCCGGACATCCTGTTCGTCGAGTCGTCGTCGACGGATCCGGCAATTGCCGAGCAGATCGAGCGCCTCAAGCGCGAGTACCCCGGCCCCATCTTCGCCATCCTGGACAGCGACCACACCAAGGACCATGTCCTCGGCGAGATGAAACTCCTTCGCCCACTGCTGTCCTCGGGTGACTACCTATTGGTCGAGGACTCGATCGTCAACGGTCACCCGGTCCTCCCCGGCTGGGGCCCGGGACCGTATGAAGCCATCGAGGCCTACGAAGCCGAATTTCCCGACGACTACGCCCATGACGTCGAGCGGGAGAACAAGTTCGGCTTCACCTTCGCGCCGAATGGATTCCTCATCCGCAAGTAA
- a CDS encoding MMPL family transporter, which yields MLHRIARLAIAAPRRVLLAAVTLAIVAAIFGIPVGKALSAGGFDDPSSESSEADGLLADRFHQGDMKVLIAVTSDRGVQSDTARAAGADIVAKLEQSPHVADVTSPWTVSSDAAGSLISKDGKTGLIIAGITGDDNAAQRYAETLDEELTQDRDGVTVRFGGPAAVYAQISRQTEHDLLSMEAIAIPLSFLVLVWVFGGLPCAAVPLMVGILAIVGTMAVLRAVASFTDVSIFALNLSVAMGLALAIDYTLLLVSRFRDELAAGEERDTALVRTMVTSGRTVVFSAVTVGLAMLPMALFPMYFLKSFAYAGVAVVSFAALAAIVVTPAAIVVFGPRLDALDLRRLTWRSRKRTALPPAMVRCGRHRIPDRSCPDPAVEDSFWFRSANVVIRHSVPITIVVVAVLVLAGTPFLGLKWGSPDDRVLATTASARQVGDRIRDDFAMDVADNVTVVIRDAARVGDQELADYAARLSQVPNVLSVSAPAGAFAGGTLVGPATGPTGVADGSAFLTVASSAPLYSAASNRQLDQLHQVPTPGGTRVVLTGDAQTNRDNGDAVTSRLPLVLGLIGAVTFVLLFLLSGSVVIPLKAILLNVVSLTAAFGAIVWFFQEGHLGGFGTTATGTLSAAMPVLLFCIAFGISMDYEVFLVSRIREYWLASDQTPAANDESVALGLARTGRVITAAAVIMSISFAALAAADVSFMRMFGVGLTLAILVDATIIRTILVPALMHLMGKTNWWAPKHLVRLHDRIGLSESAPRRNDEIGASRDVFGQMKDCNQAAAGAAEPRR from the coding sequence GTGTTGCACCGCATTGCCCGACTGGCGATCGCAGCTCCCCGGCGGGTGTTGCTGGCAGCAGTGACGTTAGCCATCGTCGCAGCGATCTTCGGGATTCCCGTCGGAAAGGCCCTCTCCGCTGGAGGCTTCGACGACCCCTCCTCGGAATCCTCCGAAGCCGACGGGCTGCTCGCCGACAGGTTCCATCAAGGCGACATGAAGGTCCTCATCGCTGTGACCTCTGATCGCGGTGTCCAAAGTGACACCGCCCGCGCCGCGGGCGCGGACATTGTGGCGAAGTTGGAACAGTCCCCCCACGTGGCCGACGTGACCTCACCGTGGACGGTGTCCTCCGACGCGGCCGGTTCGCTGATCAGCAAAGACGGCAAGACCGGCCTGATCATCGCTGGTATCACCGGCGACGACAATGCGGCGCAGCGGTACGCGGAAACTCTCGATGAGGAGCTGACGCAGGACCGAGATGGCGTCACGGTGAGGTTCGGCGGACCCGCTGCGGTCTACGCACAGATAAGCCGCCAAACGGAGCATGATCTGCTCAGCATGGAGGCGATCGCCATTCCGCTGAGCTTCCTGGTGTTGGTCTGGGTCTTCGGCGGTCTGCCGTGCGCGGCGGTGCCGTTGATGGTCGGCATCCTGGCGATCGTCGGAACGATGGCCGTGTTGCGGGCCGTTGCTTCATTCACCGATGTATCGATCTTTGCGCTGAATCTCAGCGTGGCTATGGGGCTTGCTCTAGCGATCGACTACACCCTCCTGCTGGTGAGCCGATTCCGTGACGAGCTGGCTGCCGGCGAAGAGCGTGACACCGCATTGGTTCGCACCATGGTGACCAGTGGCCGGACTGTGGTGTTCTCTGCCGTCACGGTCGGACTGGCGATGCTGCCAATGGCACTGTTTCCGATGTACTTCCTGAAGTCGTTCGCCTACGCCGGAGTTGCGGTGGTGTCCTTCGCCGCGCTCGCGGCCATCGTGGTGACTCCCGCGGCGATCGTCGTCTTCGGGCCGCGGCTGGATGCGTTGGACCTCAGGCGGCTCACCTGGCGTTCCCGCAAACGAACTGCGCTCCCGCCGGCGATGGTTCGCTGCGGCCGCCATCGCATCCCAGACCGCTCCTGCCCCGATCCGGCAGTCGAAGACTCGTTCTGGTTTCGATCGGCCAATGTGGTCATTCGGCATTCGGTGCCGATCACCATTGTCGTCGTCGCCGTTCTCGTGCTGGCCGGCACGCCGTTTCTCGGGCTCAAGTGGGGCTCGCCCGACGATCGGGTACTGGCGACGACCGCTTCGGCGCGGCAGGTCGGCGACCGGATCCGGGACGACTTCGCCATGGACGTGGCGGACAACGTGACTGTCGTGATCCGCGATGCCGCGCGGGTCGGCGATCAGGAACTGGCAGATTACGCGGCACGGCTGTCTCAAGTGCCAAACGTGTTGTCGGTCTCGGCGCCCGCAGGTGCGTTCGCCGGCGGAACCTTGGTCGGTCCGGCAACCGGACCCACCGGAGTGGCCGACGGCAGCGCGTTCCTGACCGTCGCGAGTAGCGCCCCGCTGTACTCGGCGGCCTCCAACCGTCAGCTCGACCAGCTCCACCAGGTGCCGACGCCGGGCGGGACGAGAGTGGTTCTGACCGGGGATGCCCAGACCAATCGCGACAACGGCGACGCGGTCACGTCACGGCTGCCACTCGTACTTGGCCTCATCGGTGCAGTCACGTTCGTTCTGCTGTTCCTGCTGTCGGGCAGTGTGGTGATACCGCTCAAAGCGATACTGCTCAACGTCGTGTCTCTGACCGCCGCCTTCGGCGCGATCGTATGGTTTTTTCAAGAGGGCCATCTGGGCGGCTTCGGCACCACCGCCACTGGAACGCTGTCGGCGGCGATGCCAGTTTTGTTGTTCTGCATCGCATTCGGGATCTCGATGGACTATGAGGTATTCCTCGTTTCGCGGATCCGGGAGTACTGGCTGGCCTCCGACCAGACGCCGGCGGCGAACGACGAAAGTGTGGCGCTGGGGCTGGCGCGGACCGGACGGGTCATCACCGCGGCCGCAGTCATCATGTCTATTTCATTCGCCGCGTTGGCCGCGGCAGACGTGTCGTTCATGCGGATGTTCGGTGTCGGGCTGACACTCGCTATCTTGGTTGACGCGACAATCATCCGAACCATCCTCGTCCCGGCATTGATGCATCTGATGGGCAAGACGAATTGGTGGGCGCCCAAACACCTTGTCAGGTTGCATGATCGGATCGGGTTGAGTGAATCAGCGCCGAGACGGAATGACGAAATCGGTGCGAGCCGAGATGTTTTCGGGCAGATGAAGGACTGCAACCAGGCCGCGGCGGGTGCTGCTGAACCCCGCCGATGA
- a CDS encoding Ig-like domain-containing protein produces the protein MRQVGSATRQRSRVRLAVLALIPALLFVLSACGSDPAPAPVKVIADKGTPYGDLLIPQLAASVKDGAVDVPVDKPVTITATGGVLGSVTMVNDAGSEVAGQLSPDGVTWKTTEPLGYNKSYTLSARSLGLGGVTTEKLTFETQSPENLTMPYLLPGDGEVVGVGQPIAVRFDENIPSRVAAERAIKVTTDPPVEGAFYWLNNREVRWRPENYWKPGTKIDVAVNTYGVDLGDGLFGQENLKSHFTIGDEVIATADDNTKTLTIRQNGEVIKTMPISMGKNSTPTNNGVYIIGDHFSHMIMDSSTYGVPSNSPNGYRTEVDFATQMSYSGIYVHSAPWSVGSQGYSNVSHGCLNVSPSNAQWFFNNTKRGDIVEVRNTVGSTLPGTDGLGDWNIPWKQWKTGNANA, from the coding sequence ATGAGGCAGGTCGGCTCGGCAACCCGGCAACGGTCGCGAGTTCGGCTGGCGGTGCTGGCTCTCATCCCCGCTCTGCTGTTCGTCCTGAGCGCATGCGGCAGCGATCCGGCGCCGGCGCCGGTCAAGGTGATCGCCGACAAGGGCACGCCCTACGGCGACCTCCTCATCCCTCAGTTGGCGGCCTCGGTCAAGGACGGAGCTGTCGACGTCCCCGTCGACAAGCCGGTCACCATCACAGCCACCGGCGGCGTACTGGGTTCGGTGACGATGGTCAACGACGCGGGCAGCGAAGTGGCCGGCCAGCTCAGTCCGGACGGCGTGACGTGGAAGACCACCGAGCCGCTGGGCTACAACAAGAGCTACACCCTCAGCGCGCGCTCGCTCGGCCTCGGCGGCGTCACCACCGAAAAGCTCACCTTCGAGACGCAGTCGCCGGAGAACCTGACGATGCCCTACCTGCTGCCCGGTGACGGCGAGGTCGTGGGTGTGGGTCAGCCGATCGCGGTGCGGTTCGACGAGAACATTCCCAGTCGGGTCGCCGCCGAGCGCGCGATCAAGGTGACCACCGACCCGCCCGTCGAGGGCGCGTTCTACTGGCTGAACAACCGTGAAGTACGTTGGCGCCCAGAGAATTACTGGAAGCCGGGCACCAAGATCGACGTCGCGGTCAACACCTACGGTGTGGATCTCGGTGACGGTCTGTTCGGCCAGGAGAACCTGAAATCGCACTTCACTATCGGCGACGAGGTGATCGCGACCGCCGACGACAACACCAAGACCCTGACGATCCGCCAGAACGGCGAGGTCATCAAGACGATGCCGATCTCGATGGGCAAGAACAGCACGCCGACCAACAACGGCGTCTACATCATCGGTGACCACTTCTCGCACATGATCATGGACTCGTCGACCTACGGTGTTCCGTCCAACTCGCCCAACGGATATCGCACCGAGGTCGACTTCGCCACCCAGATGTCCTACAGCGGCATCTACGTGCACTCCGCGCCATGGTCGGTCGGCAGCCAGGGCTACTCCAACGTCAGCCACGGCTGCCTCAACGTCAGCCCGAGTAACGCGCAGTGGTTCTTCAACAACACCAAGCGCGGCGACATCGTCGAAGTCCGCAACACCGTCGGCTCGACGTTGCCGGGTACCGACGGCCTCGGCGACTGGAACATCCCCTGGAAGCAGTGGAAAACCGGCAACGCCAACGCGTGA
- the cmrA gene encoding mycolate reductase (Catalyzes the final step in mycolic acid biosynthesis.) — MPVPAPSPDSRAVVTGASQGIGEALATELAARGHSLIVTARRGEVLSELAARLTDRYGVTVEVRAVDLADPAARGALADELAARDISILCANAGTATFGPVAKLDPEGEKAQVQLNVLGVHDLVLAVLPQMVARRSGGILISGSAAGNSPIPNNATYAATKAFANTFSESLRGEVKSAGVHVTLLAPGPVRTELPDPAEQSLVERLIPDFLWIDTEYTARISLDALERNKMRVVPGVTSKAMSVASGYAPRSIVTPIVGAVYKKLGGD; from the coding sequence ATGCCAGTCCCCGCACCCTCACCGGACAGTCGCGCCGTCGTCACCGGAGCCTCCCAGGGCATCGGTGAGGCGCTGGCCACCGAACTCGCCGCCCGCGGCCACAGCCTGATCGTCACCGCCCGCCGCGGCGAGGTGCTCTCCGAGCTGGCCGCCCGGCTGACCGATCGCTACGGCGTGACCGTCGAAGTGCGGGCCGTAGACCTCGCCGACCCGGCGGCACGGGGCGCGCTGGCCGACGAGCTGGCCGCCCGGGACATCTCGATCCTGTGCGCCAACGCGGGCACGGCGACATTCGGTCCGGTGGCCAAGCTCGATCCCGAGGGCGAGAAGGCCCAGGTGCAGCTCAACGTGCTTGGCGTGCACGACCTGGTGCTCGCGGTGCTGCCGCAGATGGTGGCCCGCAGGTCCGGCGGCATCCTGATCTCCGGGTCGGCGGCAGGCAACTCCCCCATCCCGAACAACGCGACCTATGCGGCGACCAAGGCGTTCGCCAACACGTTCAGCGAGTCGCTGCGCGGGGAGGTCAAGAGTGCCGGGGTGCACGTCACGTTGCTGGCGCCCGGCCCGGTGCGCACCGAGCTGCCCGACCCGGCCGAACAGTCATTGGTGGAGCGGTTGATCCCCGACTTCCTGTGGATCGACACCGAGTACACGGCGCGGATTTCACTGGATGCCTTGGAGCGCAACAAGATGCGCGTGGTTCCGGGGGTGACGTCCAAGGCGATGTCGGTGGCTTCGGGGTATGCGCCGCGGTCGATCGTCACGCCGATCGTCGGCGCGGTGTACAAGAAGCTGGGCGGGGACTAG
- a CDS encoding MFS transporter, with amino-acid sequence MSTPALGSPIAGRSKIVAWALWDFGAVGLIAIVATFVYPVYLTSTVGANLPGGTSAASWLGRSLTIAGITVALLAPLTGVLVQAPNRRRAALTLLTTLVVLSTCAMSLIRAQPAYFAAGLLLLAFTSACGDIASVPYNSMLKQLTTPQNAGRISGFGAGAAYLGSVALLAIVYVGFVGGTGPTRGLFGVPVEDGQNIRVAMLVTAGCYAVMALPLLRTAHTLNPVGEPEPAPVSVLGGYRQLWLDLKSEWRRDRNLVYYLGVSAVFRDGLAGVFAFGAVLGVGVYGVSQSDVLIFGVVASTVAATGAVVGGLLDDRIGGKRVIVGSLAAMIVVGLTLLSLSGPVAFWVCGLLLCLFIGPIQSASRTLLLRMASHGKEAVAFGLFTMAGRAAAFLAPWLFFVFVDAFNADRAGLGGICVVLAAGLIGMLAVKVPR; translated from the coding sequence ATGAGCACCCCCGCGTTGGGTTCACCGATTGCCGGGCGGTCCAAGATCGTGGCGTGGGCACTGTGGGACTTCGGTGCCGTCGGCTTGATCGCCATCGTGGCCACTTTCGTCTATCCGGTTTACCTGACCAGCACGGTCGGCGCGAACCTGCCGGGCGGCACCTCGGCGGCCAGCTGGCTGGGCCGTTCGCTGACGATCGCCGGGATAACAGTGGCGCTGCTGGCGCCGCTGACCGGGGTGCTGGTTCAGGCTCCGAACCGACGCCGGGCCGCGCTGACCCTGCTGACCACGCTGGTGGTGCTATCGACCTGTGCGATGAGCCTGATCCGGGCGCAGCCCGCCTACTTCGCCGCCGGACTGCTGCTGTTGGCGTTCACCAGCGCCTGCGGGGATATCGCCAGCGTCCCGTACAACTCCATGCTCAAGCAGCTGACCACCCCGCAGAACGCCGGGCGTATCTCCGGCTTCGGCGCCGGCGCCGCGTACCTCGGCAGCGTGGCTCTGCTGGCGATCGTCTACGTTGGTTTCGTCGGCGGCACCGGCCCCACCCGCGGCCTGTTCGGTGTCCCGGTCGAAGACGGCCAGAACATCCGCGTGGCCATGCTCGTGACGGCTGGCTGCTACGCGGTCATGGCACTGCCGCTCCTGCGGACCGCGCACACGCTCAACCCGGTCGGTGAGCCCGAGCCTGCACCCGTCAGCGTGCTGGGCGGCTACCGGCAGCTGTGGCTCGACCTCAAGTCGGAGTGGCGCCGTGACCGCAACCTGGTCTACTACCTGGGGGTCAGCGCCGTCTTTAGGGACGGGCTGGCCGGTGTCTTCGCCTTCGGCGCGGTGCTCGGTGTCGGCGTCTACGGAGTCTCGCAGTCCGACGTGCTGATCTTCGGCGTGGTGGCCTCGACGGTCGCGGCCACCGGCGCGGTGGTCGGCGGCCTGCTCGACGACCGGATCGGCGGCAAGCGGGTGATCGTTGGCTCGCTGGCGGCCATGATCGTCGTCGGGCTGACCCTGCTGAGCCTGTCCGGCCCGGTGGCCTTCTGGGTGTGCGGGCTGCTGCTGTGCCTGTTCATCGGACCCATCCAGTCGGCGTCGCGCACCCTGCTGCTGCGGATGGCCAGCCACGGCAAGGAGGCGGTCGCCTTCGGCCTGTTCACCATGGCCGGGCGGGCCGCGGCCTTCCTGGCCCCGTGGCTGTTCTTCGTCTTCGTCGATGCCTTCAACGCCGACCGCGCCGGGTTGGGCGGCATCTGCGTGGTGCTGGCCGCCGGCTTGATCGGGATGCTGGCGGTGAAGGTTCCGCGCTAG
- the orn gene encoding oligoribonuclease — MREELVWIDCEMTGLDLRTDRLIEIAALVTDADLNVLGDGVDVVIHADDEALGGMVEVVAKMHHRSGLTEEVRASTIDVPAAEQLVLDYIRTHVKSAKTAPLAGNSIATDRGFICRDMPALDEYLHYRMIDVSSIKELCRRWYPRIYYGQPEKGLAHRALADIRESIRELKYYRRTAFVPLPGPTTSEIAAAAAEIDKVGDTDSAVEGESG; from the coding sequence GTGCGTGAAGAATTGGTGTGGATCGACTGCGAGATGACGGGCCTGGACCTGCGGACCGACCGTCTCATCGAGATCGCTGCTCTGGTGACCGACGCCGACCTCAACGTCCTGGGTGACGGCGTCGACGTCGTCATCCACGCCGATGACGAGGCACTGGGCGGCATGGTGGAAGTCGTCGCCAAGATGCATCACCGGTCGGGGCTTACCGAAGAGGTGCGGGCCTCGACCATCGACGTGCCCGCCGCCGAGCAGCTGGTGCTCGACTACATCCGCACGCATGTGAAGTCGGCCAAGACCGCGCCGCTGGCCGGGAATTCGATCGCCACCGACCGCGGTTTCATCTGCCGGGACATGCCCGCGCTGGACGAGTATCTGCACTACCGGATGATCGACGTCAGTTCCATCAAGGAACTGTGCCGGCGCTGGTATCCCCGGATCTACTACGGGCAGCCGGAGAAGGGGCTCGCGCATCGCGCGCTGGCCGATATCCGCGAGTCGATCCGCGAGCTGAAGTACTACCGGCGGACCGCCTTCGTGCCGCTGCCGGGGCCGACTACCAGCGAGATCGCCGCCGCGGCGGCCGAGATTGACAAGGTCGGCGATACCGATTCGGCTGTCGAGGGCGAAAGCGGCTAG